In one Chitinophaga sancti genomic region, the following are encoded:
- a CDS encoding SusC/RagA family TonB-linked outer membrane protein, with product MKKIFTLLAVLWSACAFAQERPVNGTVTSRATQAPLPGVVVQSGAKGVITDTLGHFTIDAATGASITFRLMGMEPLTMIVPASRALRVSLVQNVNDLNQVVVTGYQTQKKADLTGAVSVVSVADLKKQAVANPIKALEGQVAGVVVTSSGSPSAPATIRIRGIGTLNDNDPLFVIDGVPTKAGMQELNSSDIETMQVLKDASAASIYGSRAANGVIIITTKQGRVGKMQVSANAYRGMQSYLTKPKLLNAGGYGQAYWQAAVNTGRDPNVNNIDYRFNWHADANGTPVLDKILLPQYLDAAGTMKTANTDWFDAISQPGVIQSYDLSISNGTDHSTSLFSLGYFDNKGIMKTTGFNRISARMNTTYKLLANRLTVGENFTINRTAEVTDPGVLNLSLQALPIIPVHTVDGTGWGGPVGGMNDRQNPVRLLEDNQQNKYRYIRIFGNAFADLTIIKGLNLRTSVGLDYGNYVLSNFLKTYQSGYLVNDVNKLTMNYSNNSKINWANTLNYNTTIGKHLVNAVIGTEFHKEKDQSFYASREGFAIENTNYTYLDAGTGTKDNGGGAAENALMSYFGKVNYSYNNRYLASATIRRDGSSRFGANHRYGTFPAFSLGWRIFEEAFFKQISSNGVLSDLKLRYGWGQTGNQEISNVAAYTLYVTDYAGGNPLNGPTSGTAYDIAGAHSGTLPSGYRITQRGNENLKWEASTMSNIGLDFGLFNQKITGSAEYYVKNTNDILIFPPYLAVLGEGGGQYVNGASMQNKGWEFTLTHQGRVGALQYQLNGNISGYKNKITNLPESVVNNYGGNGLNDNILGRPVNSFYGYVADGLFKTQKQVDNSATQQGKGLGRIRYKDLNGDGVIDNKDRTWIGRPHPDFTYGFNIALQYQNFDFSIFIQGVQGLDEINDVKYNTDFWSVAETGSNKGSRLLHSWTPQNPNSNIPALTTTDDNFESRFSTYFVEKGSYLKIRNAQLGFSLPSTTLQRMHIQKVRLYLGGDNLLLVMKSKSFTGLDPESPSYGYPNPTVFTAGANISF from the coding sequence ATGAAAAAGATCTTTACACTACTGGCAGTGCTTTGGTCTGCGTGCGCGTTTGCGCAAGAGCGGCCCGTAAATGGCACTGTCACTTCCCGGGCTACCCAGGCACCGCTACCTGGTGTAGTGGTTCAATCGGGCGCCAAAGGCGTTATTACCGACACACTGGGCCACTTTACCATCGACGCTGCCACTGGCGCCAGCATTACTTTCCGCCTTATGGGCATGGAGCCACTTACAATGATCGTACCTGCCAGCAGAGCTTTGCGCGTATCGCTGGTGCAAAACGTGAACGACCTTAACCAGGTGGTTGTAACGGGTTACCAAACACAAAAGAAGGCAGACCTTACCGGCGCAGTATCGGTGGTAAGTGTGGCCGACCTGAAAAAGCAGGCGGTGGCCAACCCGATCAAAGCCCTGGAAGGCCAGGTAGCAGGCGTCGTGGTCACGTCCAGCGGATCGCCCAGTGCACCCGCTACTATTCGCATCCGCGGTATCGGTACCCTCAATGATAACGATCCGCTGTTCGTGATCGATGGTGTGCCCACCAAAGCTGGTATGCAGGAACTCAATTCCAGCGACATCGAAACCATGCAGGTCTTGAAAGATGCCTCCGCCGCCAGCATCTATGGCTCGCGCGCGGCAAACGGAGTGATCATCATCACCACCAAACAAGGCCGTGTTGGCAAAATGCAGGTAAGCGCCAATGCTTATCGTGGCATGCAGTCGTACCTTACCAAACCCAAACTGCTCAATGCCGGCGGCTATGGCCAGGCTTACTGGCAGGCCGCGGTGAACACCGGTCGCGATCCGAATGTGAACAACATTGACTACCGCTTTAACTGGCATGCAGATGCCAATGGCACGCCCGTGCTTGATAAAATACTGTTGCCCCAATACCTCGATGCTGCGGGCACCATGAAAACGGCCAACACCGATTGGTTCGACGCAATCTCACAGCCCGGTGTTATTCAATCGTACGACCTGTCCATTAGCAATGGCACAGATCACAGCACCTCACTGTTTTCGCTCGGTTATTTCGATAATAAAGGCATCATGAAAACCACTGGTTTCAACCGCATTTCCGCGCGTATGAACACCACGTATAAATTGCTGGCCAACCGCCTTACGGTGGGCGAAAATTTTACGATCAACCGTACCGCCGAAGTAACCGATCCCGGTGTGCTGAACCTTTCTTTGCAGGCTCTCCCTATCATTCCCGTACACACGGTCGATGGTACGGGATGGGGCGGCCCGGTAGGCGGCATGAACGACCGGCAAAACCCGGTTCGCCTGCTGGAAGATAACCAGCAGAATAAGTATCGCTACATCCGCATTTTCGGTAACGCCTTTGCAGACCTCACCATTATCAAAGGCCTGAACCTGCGCACAAGCGTAGGTTTGGACTACGGCAACTATGTGCTCAGCAATTTCCTGAAAACCTATCAGAGTGGTTACCTGGTAAACGATGTGAACAAGCTTACAATGAACTACTCCAACAATTCAAAGATCAATTGGGCGAATACTTTAAACTACAATACCACCATCGGTAAACACCTGGTGAACGCCGTTATCGGTACTGAATTTCATAAAGAAAAAGACCAGAGTTTTTATGCGAGTCGCGAAGGCTTTGCCATTGAAAATACCAACTACACTTATCTCGATGCAGGCACCGGCACGAAAGACAATGGGGGCGGCGCTGCAGAAAATGCGCTCATGTCGTATTTCGGTAAAGTGAACTATTCTTACAACAATCGCTACCTGGCTTCAGCCACCATCCGCCGCGATGGCTCATCACGTTTCGGCGCCAATCACCGTTATGGCACCTTCCCCGCTTTCTCGCTGGGGTGGCGCATTTTCGAGGAAGCCTTTTTCAAACAAATAAGCAGTAACGGCGTGCTGAGCGATCTGAAACTTCGCTACGGCTGGGGCCAAACGGGTAACCAGGAAATAAGTAACGTGGCTGCATATACGCTATATGTAACCGACTACGCCGGAGGCAATCCGCTGAACGGGCCTACTTCAGGTACGGCATACGATATTGCCGGTGCCCATTCCGGTACGTTGCCATCAGGTTACCGCATTACGCAGCGCGGCAATGAAAACCTGAAGTGGGAAGCCAGCACCATGAGCAACATTGGGCTCGACTTCGGTTTGTTTAACCAGAAGATCACCGGTAGTGCCGAGTATTATGTCAAGAATACAAACGACATTCTCATTTTTCCGCCTTACCTCGCTGTACTGGGCGAAGGCGGTGGCCAGTACGTGAATGGTGCTTCCATGCAAAACAAAGGCTGGGAGTTTACCCTGACCCACCAGGGCCGTGTGGGCGCATTGCAATACCAGCTAAATGGCAACATTTCCGGGTATAAGAACAAGATCACCAACCTGCCCGAATCGGTAGTGAACAACTACGGTGGCAACGGCTTAAACGATAATATCCTGGGCCGCCCGGTGAACTCGTTCTATGGTTATGTGGCCGACGGCCTGTTCAAAACACAAAAGCAGGTGGATAATTCTGCCACGCAGCAAGGCAAAGGCCTGGGCCGCATCCGCTACAAAGACCTGAACGGCGACGGCGTGATAGATAACAAAGACCGCACGTGGATAGGTCGCCCGCACCCGGACTTTACATATGGTTTCAACATCGCATTGCAATACCAGAATTTCGATTTTAGCATCTTCATCCAGGGTGTACAGGGCCTCGATGAGATCAATGATGTGAAATACAATACCGACTTCTGGAGTGTGGCCGAAACCGGCTCCAATAAGGGATCACGCCTGTTGCATTCCTGGACGCCGCAAAATCCTAACAGTAATATTCCCGCACTCACTACCACCGACGATAATTTCGAATCGCGTTTTTCCACCTATTTCGTGGAGAAAGGATCTTACCTGAAGATCCGCAATGCACAACTGGGCTTTTCGTTGCCCTCCACTACTTTGCAGCGCATGCATATTCAAAAGGTGAGGCTGTACCTCGGAGGCGACAATTTGTTACTCGTAATGAAAAGCAAAAGTTTCACCGGGCTCGATCCTGAAAGCCCAAGTTATGGTTATCCGAATCCGACGGTGTTCACAGCCGGCGCAAACATTTCCTTTTAA
- a CDS encoding carbohydrate kinase family protein, translating to MAYHLQQLGKTPAVISRIGFDELGKQLIETLEAKKINTEFFQMDEVKPTSVVTAEIRGGHEVVYNIVEDVAWDYIACNAELEALVAQARHFVFGTLSTRSKTTRDTLFQLLPFARNKVLDINLRPPFYNRNIIETLLSAATMVKMNKAELELITGWFSPLSNEIDRIKILKERFEIDTIVVTCGGDGAIFNHGAEYVTCEGISVPVADTVGSGDAFLAGIIAKMSEGAPLRDTLAFANQLAAFVTTQKGACSDYQLSAIYRLPVLNASV from the coding sequence GTGGCTTACCATTTACAACAATTAGGAAAAACGCCGGCGGTGATTTCCCGCATCGGGTTCGACGAGCTGGGAAAACAGCTGATAGAAACGCTGGAGGCAAAGAAGATCAATACGGAATTTTTCCAGATGGATGAGGTGAAACCCACCAGCGTTGTAACCGCCGAGATCCGTGGAGGCCACGAAGTGGTGTACAACATCGTAGAAGACGTAGCCTGGGATTACATCGCCTGCAATGCTGAACTCGAAGCACTGGTGGCGCAGGCCCGTCATTTTGTGTTCGGCACCCTGTCCACCCGCAGCAAAACCACGCGGGATACGCTTTTCCAGCTACTACCGTTTGCCCGCAACAAAGTGTTGGACATCAATTTAAGGCCGCCATTTTACAACCGCAACATCATCGAGACGCTACTCAGCGCCGCTACAATGGTGAAGATGAACAAGGCCGAACTGGAACTGATCACCGGTTGGTTTTCACCGTTGTCGAACGAGATAGACCGCATTAAAATTTTAAAAGAAAGATTTGAGATCGATACGATCGTTGTAACATGCGGCGGCGACGGGGCTATCTTCAACCATGGCGCGGAGTACGTTACCTGCGAGGGCATATCCGTACCGGTAGCAGATACCGTAGGCAGTGGAGATGCTTTCCTGGCGGGCATTATCGCGAAAATGTCCGAAGGCGCGCCATTGCGCGATACACTGGCCTTCGCCAATCAGCTGGCCGCATTTGTCACTACACAAAAGGGCGCTTGTTCCGATTATCAGTTATCAGCTATTTATCGCTTGCCGGTATTGAATGCATCCGTGTAA
- a CDS encoding sugar porter family MFS transporter — translation MNKNHVFSWSVVIALGGFLFGFDTAVISGAEKLIQKYWALNAFEHGFTISIALIGTVIGSLLGAMPSDKLGRKNTLYIIAALYLVSSLGSALSTNWYLFLFFRFAGGLGVGASSVTAPIYISEIAPAERRGRLVALFQFNIVLGILISYLSNYLIGQIGNEPWRLMLGVQAVPSFIFLVLLRFVPESPRWLIQRKGNVDEARRILRLINPATADTIVTAIQQGALEVKQQTQNDPLFSSPHKTPVMLAMLFAIFNQVSGINAIIYYAPRIFEMTGLGTKSSLLSSVGLGFINFCFTLLAMNFIDRFGRRTLMIIGSFGLIVTLGLVSFSFYTQGSHPIANFAVPAYLLIYIAFFAFSQGAVIWVFISEIFPTSVRAKGQTLGSTTHWFMAAIIAFTFPYLAEKAGGGNTFLFFAVMMVLQLLFVWKLMPETKGKSLEQLGATLVIH, via the coding sequence ATGAACAAAAATCACGTTTTTAGCTGGTCGGTCGTTATTGCTTTGGGCGGTTTTCTCTTTGGTTTTGATACCGCTGTTATCTCCGGCGCAGAAAAGTTAATTCAAAAATACTGGGCGCTTAACGCGTTTGAACATGGGTTTACCATTTCAATTGCCCTCATCGGCACGGTTATCGGTTCGCTCTTGGGCGCCATGCCTTCTGATAAACTGGGACGCAAGAACACGCTCTACATTATCGCCGCACTGTACCTGGTATCTTCGCTGGGCAGCGCCCTGTCTACCAACTGGTATTTGTTCTTGTTCTTCCGCTTTGCCGGCGGACTGGGCGTAGGAGCATCATCGGTAACGGCGCCCATTTATATTTCCGAGATCGCACCGGCCGAACGGCGGGGCCGCCTCGTGGCGCTCTTCCAGTTCAACATCGTATTGGGTATCCTTATTTCCTATTTATCCAACTATCTCATTGGCCAGATAGGCAACGAGCCATGGCGCCTCATGCTGGGCGTGCAGGCAGTACCTTCCTTCATTTTCCTGGTGCTGCTGCGCTTCGTACCGGAAAGCCCACGCTGGCTTATCCAGCGCAAAGGTAATGTGGACGAGGCCCGGCGCATATTGCGGCTGATCAATCCCGCTACTGCCGATACGATTGTAACGGCCATCCAGCAGGGTGCGCTCGAAGTGAAACAGCAAACGCAGAACGATCCGCTGTTTTCCTCCCCTCACAAAACACCGGTGATGCTTGCCATGCTATTCGCCATTTTCAACCAGGTGTCGGGCATCAACGCCATTATTTATTATGCACCACGCATTTTTGAAATGACGGGGCTCGGTACTAAGTCTTCGCTGCTATCGTCTGTGGGACTAGGTTTTATCAACTTCTGCTTCACTTTGCTGGCTATGAACTTCATCGACCGTTTTGGCCGCAGAACCCTCATGATTATCGGTTCTTTCGGGCTTATCGTTACTTTGGGCCTGGTGTCGTTCTCGTTTTACACGCAGGGTAGTCACCCGATAGCCAATTTTGCCGTACCGGCTTACCTTCTTATATATATTGCCTTCTTCGCGTTTTCGCAGGGTGCGGTGATCTGGGTTTTTATCTCGGAGATCTTTCCTACCTCGGTACGCGCCAAGGGCCAGACGCTGGGCAGCACCACGCACTGGTTCATGGCGGCGATCATCGCCTTTACCTTTCCTTACCTCGCTGAGAAAGCAGGCGGCGGTAACACCTTTCTATTCTTTGCCGTGATGATGGTGTTACAGCTGTTGTTCGTATGGAAACTTATGCCGGAGACCAAAGGCAAGTCCCTGGAACAACTGGGTGCAACACTGGTAATACATTAA